One Dysidea avara chromosome 7, odDysAvar1.4, whole genome shotgun sequence genomic region harbors:
- the LOC136261132 gene encoding uncharacterized protein — protein sequence MLSQKDLFVSEQSANGLWKLKCTELLEVAAHYKLSCSSSLKKDEIRRVILEHLREEEIISDEDGDELEVSRATIELKKLEFQENERARENTLRIKELEVKEKELALQVKLKELEARAHSTPEPVTDMHAKFDISKHVRFVLPFQEQEIDKYFLHFEKVATSLDWPKDVWTFLLQNQSSEYETVKTAILNAYELVPEAYRQKFRESKKDNGKTIVEFARNKERLFDRWCVSMGVNNDFKKLRELMFLEEFKNCVPNEIKTYLEEQKLITLHQAAVRSDDYSLPHKLAFGRAAHCEGKTTGVNTHQISSFSSGIEADRRTARFPSGPTYFCCKKKGHVMAECQALERKHQRPPKSDLLIKPARQPPNGYGQLDDDDSIKTPVKILRDTGATQTLILENVLPFSSLSSCGDSVLLQGIELGTVRVPLHRVELSSKLVSGLVVVGVRPSLPVEGIQLVLGNDLAGGKVEANPCVSGIPCSSGSNAVEAIPGLLSACTRAMAKRAMNHVQDDTDEMVEEEQIEPAEVTSLAPLSSSLETAPATLSESIQQRDELEPTGDLVLSTSRLAKKQKDDPELQKLREQAVSEVESHKVAGCYYLLNDVLMRKWRPRDVPSSEAWRVVHQVVIPQVYRREVLRLAHETPLAGHLEAIPLRNIKAPNIAKALIKFFTFVGLPYSVQSDQGSNFMSGVFQQIMCQLGIKQFKSSACHPQSQGALERFHQTLKNMLRAYCYEESKDWDEGVHLLLFAVRESVQEALGFSPFELVFGHVPRGPLKLLKEAWLGTDSSEDIITRVTDVRSRLLKTTEMARKNLQWAQGNMKSWYDRKARERTFKAGDQVLVLLPIHERPLQARYSWPYVVEKRVSEVDYIIKTPGHRKGNRLCHINMLKPYQEREPVAVVATAVITHDMTERPNGFTAVDSVEVADQGPKLQNSDILSNLDRKLAHFPEREQQQLKSLIEEFTVIFPDAPGRTQAAYHDVDVGKAQPVKQHPYRVNPVKRQAIRKEVDYMLQNKIIEPSQSQWSSPCVLVPKPIGSYRFCTDFRRVNAVTKTDSFPLPRIDNCIDRIGNSCYVSKFDLLKGYWQVPLTERAKEISAFVTPDGLYQYLVMPFGMKNAPATFQRMINTVISGLDHCDAYMDDVIVYSDNRDQHIRQLRSFLSRVKEAQLTVNLVKSEFCQARVVFLGHVVGQGEVKPVTAKVQAIVEFPMPTNKHELMRFLGMSGYYRKFCKNFSMVAEPLTRLLKKREVFRWSDYCQSAFDKIKRLLLSVPVLMAPDFAKPFKLMVDASDIGSGAVLMQEGENGIDHPPNEEQKSTSDEVESCPAGI from the exons atgttgtctCAAAAGGATTTGTTTGTCTCTGAACAGTCTGCAAACGGTCTGTGGAAGCTAAAATGCACCGAGTTACTGGAAGTAGCTGCTCATTACAAGTTAAGTTGTTCAAGTTCTTTGAAAAAAGATGAGATTCGTCGAGTGATTCTAGAACATCTACGCGAAGAGGAAATTATTTCAGATGAGGATGGTGATGAACTAGAAGTTAGTAGAGCTACTATAGAGCTTAAGAAGTTAGAGTTCCAGGAAAATGAGAGAGCTAGAGAGAACACATTAAGAATCAAGGAACTTGAAGTGAAAGAGAAGGAGCTAGCATTGCAAGTGAAGCTGAAGGAATTAGAAGCCAGAGCTCATTCAACTCCAGAGCCAGTTACGGATATGCATGCCAAGTTTGATATTAGCAAACACGTTCGGTTTGTCCTGCCCTTCCAAGAGCAAGAGATTGACAAATATTTTTTACATTTTGAGAAAGTGGCTACCAGCTTAGACTGGCCCAAGGATGTATGGACCTTTTTGTTGCAGA ACCAAAGTTCGGAGTACGAGACTGTGAAGACTGCAATACTGAATGCATATGAGCTGGTGCCAGAAGCATACAGGCAAAAATTTAGAGAAAGTAAGAAAGATAATGGTAAGACAATTGTGGAATTTGCAAGAAACAAGGAGAGGCTGTTTGACAGGTGGTGTGTGTCAATGGGGGTTAACAATGACTTCAAAAAACTCAGAGAATTAATGTTTTTGGAGGAGTTCAAGAACTGTGTGCCCAACGAAATCAAGACATATTTGGAGGAACAGAAACTGATCACCCTACACCAAGCAGCAGTACGCTCCGATGATTATTCCCTCCCACATAAGTTGGCGTTTGGGAGGGCTGCTCATTGTGAAGGCAAAACAACTGGGGTAAATACCCACcaaatttcttcattttcctctGGTATTGAGGCTGACAGACGAACTGCCAGATTTCCTTCAGGTCCAActtatttttgttgtaaaaagAAGGGCCATGTTATGGCTGAGTGCCAGGCATTGGAGAGGAAACATCAGAGACCGCCTAAATCAGATCTATTGATCAAACCAGCCAGGCAGCCTCCAAATGGCTATGGACAgctagatgatgatgat TCGATAAAAACTCCAGTTAAGATACTTCGTGACACTGGAGCAACTCAGACCCTTATTTTAGAGAATGTCCTCCCCTTCTCTAGCTTGTCCTCCTGCGGGGACAGTGTACTGCTACAAGGAATTGAGTTAGGAACTGTACGGGTGCCCCTACATAGGGTCGAGCTGTCATCAAAGCTAGTGTCTGGTTTAGTAGTTGTGGGTGTGAGACCTTCGCTACCAGTGGAAGGAATCCAACTTGTCCTTGGGAACGATCTAGCAGGTGGTAAGGTGGAGGCTAACCCTTGTGTTTCTGGTATTCCTTGTTCTAGTGGGTCCAATGCTGTGGAAGCAATTCCTGGACTATTGTCAGCCTGTACCCGTGCTATGGCCAAGAGGGCAATGAATCATGTCCAAGATGATACTGATGAAATGGTAGAGGAGGAACAAATAGAGCCAGCAGAGGTCACTTCCTTGGCGCCCTTGAGTAGTTCACTAGAGACTGCACCTGCAACTCTCAGTGAATCAATACAACAGAGGGATGAGTTGGAACCTACTGGAGACTTGGTACTCTCCACATCAAGGCTAGCGAAGAAGCAGAAGGATGACCCAGAGCTGCAGAAGTTGAGGGAGCAGGCGGTAAGCGAAGTGGAGTCTCACAAGGTAGCTGGTTGTTATTATTTGCTGAATGATGTACTGATGCGGAAGTGGCGGCCCAGGGATGTCCCTTCCTCTGAGGCTTGGAGAGTGGTGCATCAAGTTGTAATCCCACAAGTGTATCGTAGGGAAGTGTTGCGCTTAGCACACGAGACTCCATTAGCTGGCCATTTAG AAGCTATACCTCTGAGGAATATTAAGGCTCCCAATATTGCAAAGGCTTTAATTAAGTTCTTCACATTTGTTGGATTACCCTACAGTGTGCAATCCGATCAAGGCTCCAACTTTATGTCGGGTGTGTTTCAACAAATAATGTGCCAACTCGGCATAAAACAATTTAAGTCATCTGCATGCCATCCCCAGTCCCAAGGAGCTTTGGAAAGGTTTCACCAAACCTTGAAGAATATGTTGAGGGCATATTGTTATGAAGAGAGTAAGGACTGGGATGAAGGGGTGCATTTGTTGCTATTCGCTGTCAGGGAATCTGTTCAGGAAGCATTAGGCTTCAGCCCTTTTGAGCTGGTCTTTGGGCACGTCCCTCGAGGTCCCCTGAAACTGTTGAAAGAAGCTTGGCTTGGTACGGACTCCTCAGAAGATATCATCACTCGAGTGACAGATGTTCGGTCTAGGCTGCTGAAGACGACTGAGATGGCTAGGAAGAACCTGCAATGGGCACAAGGAAACATGAAGAGCTGGTATGATAGGAAGGCCCGGGAAAGAACCTTCAAGGCTGGTGATCAAGTATTAGTTCTGCTGCCAATTCACGAACGTCCGTTACAAGCTCGTTACAGTTGGCCTTATGTAGTGGAAAAGAGAGTGAGTGAGGTGGATTACATAATCAAGACTCCAGGACACCGCAAAGGTAATAGACTCTGCCACATCAACATGTTAAAACCATATCAGGAAAGAGAGCCAGTGGCTGTGGTGGCAACCGCTGTTATTACTCACGATATGACTGAGAGACCTAATGGTTTTACTGCAGTTGATTCAGTTGAGGTTGCAGACCAGGGTCCCAAACTACAGAACTCAGATATTCTATCAAATTTAGACCGTAAACTAGCACATTTTCCTGAGAGAGAACAGCAACAACTCAAGTCATTAATTGAAGAGTTCACTGTGATATTTCCAGATGCCCCTGGAAGGACGCAGGCTGCTTATCATGATGTGGATGTTGGAAAAGCACAACCAGTCAAACAGCATCCCTATAGAGTGAACCCAGTTAAGCGGCAAGCCATCCGTAAGGAAGTGGATTACATGTTACAGAATAAGATCATCGAACCAAGCCAGAGTCAGTGGAGTTCGCCTTGTGTGTTAGTGCCCAAACCCATTGGTAGCTATAGATTCTGTACTGACTTTCGCCGAGTGAATGCTGTTACGAAAACAGACTCTTTCCCCCTCCCCCGAATCGATAACTGCATAGATCGAATTGGAAACTCTTGCTACGTTAGCAAGTTCGACCTTCTTAAAGGTTATTGGCAAGTGCCACTCACTGAAAGAGCCAAAGAGATTTCAGCGTTTGTCACTCCGGATGGGCTGTACCAATATTTGGTAATGCCATTTGGCATGAAGAATGCTCCGGCAACGTTTCAAAGAATGATTAACACTGTGATATCCGGGCTGGATCATTGTGATGCATACATGGATGACGTGATTGTGTACAGCGACAACCGGGACCAGCACATTAGGCAACTAAGATCATTTCTGAGTAGAGTAAAGGAAGCTCAGTTAACTGTAAACTTGGTTAAGAGCGAATTCTGTCAGGCGAGGGTCGTGTTTCTTGGTCATGTAGTAGGCCAGGGTGAAGTCAAGCCAGTCACAGCTAAAGTGCAAGCTATTGTTGAATTCCCTATGCCAACCAATAAACATGAGTTGATGAGATTCCTTGGTATGTCAGGTTATTACAGGAAATTTTGTAAGAACTTCTCAATGGTGGCAGAACCGCTGACAAGGTTGTTGAAGAAACGTGAAGTCTTTAGATGGTCTGATTATTGCCAGAGCGCCTTCGATAAGATTAAGCGTCTACTTCTATCTGTGCCTGTGCTCATGGCACCTGATTTTGCTAAGCCATTTAAACTTATGGTGGATGCAAGTGACATTGGTAGTGGAGCTGTCCTAATGCAAGAGGGAGAAAATGGAATAGACCATCCA CCGAATGAAGAACAAAAATCAACGTCTGATGAGGTGGAGTCTTGCCCTGCAGGAATATAG
- the LOC136261011 gene encoding uncharacterized protein, with product MGGHMSADLQARVARRDKHHVPCRRYSDWDRECPGIGNCIEPPVDQPTDKDHCEAAVYTCEEKLKRGSIDDVCTTKDLIEIAKKLDKWEPTISKELSNPEAIEIKNDNQRDYLEQKTQALLKWKKKNGCSATFNALAVILKNDGNVDLADEVKEMALQGKEMKEAYYCKRPTELDSKYSTMIYKVWDHLTKHPKHFKKLCIKLEFSVDIELDVPCMYQDPRAFLSALRKNKIISQDDVFWLNYLVEDLPACRKIVKRYDQSITTATNIATRRRFRGEGECMQPLS from the exons ATGGGGGGACACATGAGTGCTGATTTGCAGGCACGAGTTGCACGACGTGATAAGCATCATGTTCCCTGCAGAAGGTACTCTGACTGGGACAGAGAGTGCCCCGGAATCGGAAACTGTATCGAACCGCCTGTTGACCAACCTACTGACAAGGATCATTGTGAAGCTGCTGTATACACATGCGAGGAG AAACTTAAAAGAGGATCAATAGATGATGTGTGTACAACTAAAGATTTGATAGAAATAGCTAAGAAGCTGGACAAGTGGGAACCAACAATATCCAAAGAATTGTCAAACCCAGAAGCCATTGAGATTAAAAATGATAACCAAAGGGATTATCTTGAACAAAAGACACAAGCTTTGTTGAAGTGGAAAAAGAAAAATGGTTGTTCTGCCACATTTAATGCTCTTGCTGTAATACTGAAAAATGATGGTAATGTTGACCTAGCTGATGAAGTTAAAGAAATGGCATTACAAG GCAAGGAGATGAAAGAGGCTTACTACTGCAAGAGACCAACCGAACTTGATAGTAAATACTCTACCATGATATATAAAGTGTGGGACCACTTGACCAAACACCCAAAACACTTTAAAAAACTCTGCATCAAGTTGGAATTTTCAGTTGATATTGAACTTGATGTCCCGTGTATGTATCAAGATCCTCGTGCTTTCCTGTCAGCATTAAGAAAAAACAAAATCATTTCTCAGGATGACGTTTTCTGGTTAAACTATTTGGTTGAAGACCTCCCAGCTTGCAGAAAAATCGTTAAACGATATGATCAGTCCATTACAACGGCCACCAATATAGCCACCCGAAGACGGTTTAGGGGTGAAGGGGAGTGCATGCAGCCATTATCATAG